Genomic segment of Candidatus Polarisedimenticolia bacterium:
GGACTTCAATCTCGACGGGGCGGTCGATCTGGCGGTCGGGAACTGGGACACCAGCGAGATCTCGCTGCTGCTGGGACGCGGGGACGGCGGCCACTTTCCGGAGAGGCGCTACGCCATAGGCTTCAATCCGAGCCAGCTGTCCGTGGGGGACCTGGACGGCAACGGCATTCCCGATATCGTGACCGTGAATCAGGGACGGAACTTCCCGCCCCGCCTCCCGAGGGACGTCTCGGTCCTCCTGGGGAGGGGGGACGGGTCGTTCTTCCCCGAGGTGCGGACCAATGCCGTCCCCTTCCCGACGATGTCGGTGATCGCCGATTTCAACCGCGATGGACGGGGCGACCTGGCGATCACCAGCGAGGAATCCCAGGTCGACGGTGTCGACGGCAAGGTCTACATCCTCCTCGGACGCGGTGACGGCCATTTCGATCCGGGTCCCGTTCTGGAATCCGGCGAAGGGGTGTTCGAGGTGGTCGCGGGCGATTTCAATGCCGACGGACATGACGATCTCGCCGCGAACAATCGCGGCGGCCTCGGCGGGGGCGGCTCGCCAGGAGATGTGTCGATCTTCCTCGGCCTCGGGGACGGGAGCTTCGCGACCACCCCGCATGTGCCGACCCCCGGCGCCCCCATCTACCTCGCCACCGCCGATTTCGACCTGGACGGCCGTCTCGACCTGGTCGCCTCCGAGTCGACGGGGGATGCGTCCGTCCTGATGGGGCACGGGGACGGCACCTTCGCTCCTGCGGCGCGCTTCCTGATCAAGGAGGTGCCCGAGGACGTCGCCGCCGCCGATTTGAACGGCGACGGCGCGCCGGACATCGTGGCGCAGGTCGGCAACTCGATCGTCGTCCTGCTCAATCGCACTCCGATCGACCGGGATCAAGACGGACTGGAGGACAGGGATGACAATTGTCCCACGGCTCCCAACCCCGGCCAGGAAGACGCCGACCAGGACGGCGTGGGGGACGCGTGCGACGGCTGCCCGGGCGTGCCCGATCCGTACCAGGAAGATTCCGATCGGGACGGGATCGGGGACGCCTGCGATTCCTGCGTCGATCGGGACGGCGACGGCGCCGGCGATCCGGGATACCCGGGGAACACCTGCCCGACCGACAACTGTCCGCAGGCGGCGAACCCGTCGCAGACCGATTCGGATGGCGACGGGCCGGGCGACGCCTGCGACGACTGCCCGCTGGCGTTCAACCCTTCGCAGGCGGACGCCGACCACGACGGAACGGGGGACACCTGTGATGCCTGCACCGACCGCGACCTGGACGGCTTCGGCGACCCGGGGTTCCCGGCGAGCCTCTGCGCCCCGGACAACTGTCCGGCCGCGGCCAATCCCGCGCAGGAGGACGCCGACGGCGACGGGCTGGGGGATCTCTGCGACGCCTGCACCGACCGGGACGGCGACGGCGTCGGCGATCCCGGCCGCCCCCTCGACACCTGCGGAATCGACAACTGTCCCGCCACGGCCAATCCGGACCAGGCGGACGGCAACCGGGATGGCTCCGGCGACGCCTGCCAGCCGACCCTCGTTCTCGCGGGCGTCCGCGAGGACGGAGGCGAGACGCTCGAGGTCGACCTGCGCGTCTCGGATCCGCAGGGGGACCCGCTGGGCGGCCGGATCGAGATCCTCGCGACACCGAAGGAGATCCGGATCGAGGACCAAGGGCTCGACGCCGCCTGCGCGTCCGGATTCCTCCCGGACGGCGTTCCGGGCCGGGGCATCGGCTACCTGTTCCGCTCCGTGGGCTCGCCGATCCTCTTCGACCTGGATGCCGCTCTCCAGTGCGGCGACGGCTTCGGAGACTTCCTCCTCGGCCTCGGGAGGTGCAGCCAGCCCGGGGTGTTCACCCCGATCCTCTTCATTGCCGATCTACCGCTTCCACTCTCGGTCTGCCTTCGCACATCGAGCGCGGCGACGGGCGGGTTCGACCTGACCGTGCTCGAGCTCGATGAGGACAGCGTCCGTTTCGCCGTGGAGGACCCCGAGCCGATCCTCCTGGTCCCCTTCGGGCCGGGGTTGCCCGCGGCCGTCGATATCTCCACTCTCGTCCCGGGGACCCGCTACCGGCTTGCCGTCACTGTCACGGACGGCACGACGGTGCCGGTTTCGGCGGAAACGGAATTCCTGTTCCAGGCGGAATCGCGCATGGTGTTCCCGTCCCCGAACGCTCCGCCGGTGGCCGCGATTGCGGCGCCGGCCCTGGTCGAGTGCGACGGGCCGGCCGGATCCACGATCTTACTCGACGGCACCGGGTCGACCGACCCCGATCTCCCGGCTGGTGCGGGGGGCATCTCCACCTATCAATGGGTCGAGGACCCCGGCCTGCCGTCCGAGATTGCGCTCGGGACCGGCCCCACGCTGAGTCTCGTCCTGGCGCTCGGGGCCCACTCGATTGGACTGAGGGTCACCGATTCGGAAGGGGCGGTCGGCACGGCGCAGACGGTCGTCCTGGTGCGCGACAGCCTTCCGCCGACGCTCACGCTGGCGGTCGACATCGACGTCCTGTGGCCGCCGAACCACCGGCTCGTCTCCGTGCGCCCGGCCTGGCAGGTGAGCGACCGCTGCGACCCGTCGGCCACGGCACGCCTCGTGTCGGTGACCGCGAGCGAGCCGGACGACGCGCCCGGGGATGGAGACGGCAGGACCACGGGGGACATCGCCGGGGCGGAGGCGGGGACGCCGGACGCCGAGATCCTCCTGCGCGCCGAGCGATCGGGGAGCGGATCGGGCCGGACCTACGACATCACCTTCACGGCCACGGATGCCGCGGGGAACTCGAGATCGGCGCTGGCGATCGTCAGGGTGCCGCACGACCTGGGGGAGGGGCCCGAGCCGCTGCAGGTCGGCGTCGAGCCGGCCGCGACTCAGGAGACGGCCCGCCTCTACTGGAACGCGGTGGCAGGGGCGCTGGGGTACGACCTGATCTCGGGAGACGTCGGGAGCCTCGAGGTGGACGGCGGACGGATCACGCTCGGCGCGGTGCGCGTCCTGGCGCGGCTGACGACGGCGACCTCGTGGGCGGAGATCTCCGGGTCGACCGGCAGCGTCGCCGTCGCGACGCCTGATCGCGGCAAGGCCTTCTTCTATCTCGTCCAGTACCGCGATGGTCACGGGTCGAGCGGCTACGGCACCGAGTCTGTGCCGCTGCCGAGCGAGCCGGCGTCGTGCTCCGGGGGCTGCCCCGGCGAGGACAGCCTTTCGATCGGATCGGGGGCCGACCCACGGCGCCGGTAGGCTGATCCACCGAGGGCCGAGCGAACCGCAGGGCTGCGCTCATGCGCAGCCGTCCGACCGGTCGGTTCGTGTTCCACCCTGTGCGAAGAAGCCCCGAAAAGACGAAGGAAACTCCAGATCCTCGTTGACAGCGGCGCGCTCTGATTGTATCTGGATGATCATCTTGGTTGGGCGGGAGCCACGAATGAATTTGTTCCACCGTTCGGCACGATCCTCCGTACCCTTCGTATCCGTAGTCTGAGCCCGGTTCCGGGACCAGACTCCTCTCCCTCACTCCTTCCAGTCAGAGAGTTGGCGTCATAAAGGGCCGTCACCCCTTGGTCCCCGGAGCAGGGCGGGGCTTTGTTCGGGGCTCGTCAGCGAGCCCGGCGTATTTCTGAGGTGGCGCGTGCTCGAAGGCCAGCGCATCGGATCGGTGGACAGGACGGGACTGATGGCCATCGGCCACCGGGTCGAGAAGGGTGTCGCCACGCTGACCCTCGCGCGCCCGTCCGCCCGGAACGCCCTCACCCTGGAGATGATCGAGGCGCTGCACGCCGAGCTCGATCGGATCGAGGGGGACCCATCGGTCCGGATGGTGGTCCTGAGGGGAGAAGGGGACCATTTCTGCGCCGGCGCCGACATCAAGGAGCTCCTGCGCTCGATCGAGGCCGGGACGCCCCAGGCCGACCACTTCCTGGCGCGCGAGTACGCCCTGGACCTGCGTCTGGCGAAGCTGGCGGTGCCGCTCGTCGTCGTCGCGGACGGCGTCACGATGGGCGGGGGGCTCGGGCTGGCGTTCGGCGGCTACCTGGTCGCGACACCCCGGACCCGGTTCGCCATGCCGGAGTCGCGCATCGGCTTCCTGCCCGACATCGGGGCCACGTACGAGCTGAAGCGGCGGCTCGGTCCCGCCCTGGCTCGCTACTTCTTCTGGACCGCCGACTCGTTCACCGGCGAAGAGGCCCTGCGCTGGGGCTTCGCCGAGGCCCTGGTGGCTCCCGAGGACATCGACGCGCTGCTCGAATCGCTGGGCCGTGCGGCCCGCGGCGAGAACGGCAAGCGGGTCAACGGATCGGCCGGTGCCGTCTTCCTGCACGCGCGCATCGCCGGCGGAGTCCCGGCCCGGCAGGGCCGCTGGACCCAGCGTCCGGCCCGGACGGCGGACGACGCGCGGGTCCGTTTCGCCCGCCGTCACTTCGAACGAACCGCCCCGCCCGACGTTCGGGCGTCCCTGGAGCGCGCCGCCAGGGGGGCCGACGACACCCTGGAGCGCGACTGGGCGCGGGAGACCCTGGCCCAGGTCGCACGGCGCAGCCCGGCGTCCATCTGGGCCTGCGACCTGCTCCTGCAGCTGGACTATGAGGCGATGGCCCGCGAGGCCGCGGAAGGCTCGCCGTCCGGCCGGGAGCGGCTGGGCTACCTGCGCGACGCGCTCGGCCGGTCCGAGGTCGAGGCGGCGTGGCTGGCGGACGAGTTCCGGTCGATGCCGCGCGGCCTCGCCCTGGCGTGCGAGTACCTGTTCGCCACGGCCCTGTTCCGCCACCCCGACTTCGCCGAGGGGGCCCGGGCGTTCCGGGAGAAGCGCGAGCCGGAGTTCCCGTCGGCGGGAGAGCCTCTCGGGATCCACCGGGCGCTCTTCCGGGAGCGCGCCGGCTGGGCCCTGCTGCGCCACGCGGCCCGCCTGGCGCGCGACGCGTTCTGGATCGAGATCGCCCGTCAGGAGCTCGACTGGATGAAGCCGCCGCGGCAGGGGCATGACGACACGGCCTTCCCGTGCGTGCGCTGGTTCGGGGACGGCACGCTGAACGCCAGCGCCGAGGCGCTCGATCGCTGGGTGGAGCGCGGCCGCGGCGCGCAGCCCGCGTTCATCTGGGAGGGGGACCGCATCGACTCGGAGCGCCGGCCACTCGAGCAGCGGACGATCAGCTACGGCGGGCTTCTGCGCGAGGTGCAGCGCTGCGCCGCCGCCCTGCGGGCCCTCGGCCTGCGCAAGGGGGACAGCCTCGTCCTCTACATGCCGAACACCATCGAGACCTACGCCGTGCAGCTCGCGGCGGCGCGCATCGGCGCGGTCTACCACCCGGTCTTCGCCGGCTTCGCCCGTCAGGAGCTGAGCGACCGGCTGCACCTGATGGGGGCACGCGTCCTCGTCACCGTCGACGGCGCCTTCCGCAAGGGGGAGGTCGTCCAGTACAAGCGCGACTACGTCGATCCGGCCCTGCGGGATTTCGTGCCGGTCGATCGGGCGGCCGCGCTGGCCGGCGCGGCCCTGGCGCGCCATGGCGCCGATCCGGACGGCGCCGTCCTGGCCCGGTTCCGCGAGGTCCTGGCCGACACGATCACGGTCGAGAAGAGCAAGGCGCGCGCCCTCCTGGCCCGGGAGCTCCTGGCGCGCCAGGCGTCCGCTGCCGGCCCGAGGCATGGCGAGGGCGAACCGGCAGGCGACGCCCTGCCGGCGGCGATCGACGCCGCGAAGGCCGGCGCGGATCTCGAGGCCCTGCTCCTCTCCGGCGGTGCGGGCGACGCGGCGGCCCCGAGGTTCATCGAACGTCTCGACCGGGCGGCGGCCCGTCTCGATCGGCAGGCGGCGATCGAGTCGGGGGAGATCCTCGCGGAGGAGGAGGCCCTTCCGTCCCGACTTCAGTCGGCCCTGCGCGAGTTCGCGGCCGGTCTCGAACAGGTCCCGAGCGCGGTCCGCACGGTCGTGGTCCTGCGCGGTCTCGAGACCCGGAACGAGGCGGACTGGGTCGCCGGGCGCGACCTCTCCTACGAGGAATTCCTGGAGCGCGCCGGCGCCGCCTCCTCCCAGGCCGAGCCGATGGGCGCCGAGGACCCGCTGTTCGTGATGTTCACCTCCGGAAGCACCGGCAAGCCGAAGGGGGTAGTCCATACGCACGGCGGCTACCTGGCGCGGCTGCCGTTCCTGCTGCGCGTCCTGTTCGGCCTGGGCCGCGATCAGCGGATCCTGACCGTCGCGGACCCGGGCTGGATCACCGGGCAGTCGTTCGCCTGCTGGGGGCCCCTGACCTACGGCATGACCAGCGTCCTGGCGGGATTCGTCCCGGTCGAAGACCGGTTGTGGTCGGCCATCGAGCGGTATCGCGTCCACTTCCTTAAAACCGGCGTGACCGGCATCCGCGCCTCGATGGGGGACGACCCCGGGCACATCCGCGCGCACGACCTGTCGAGCCTGCGGCACCGAAGCGGCGACGCGACGCTGGCCGCCCTGCGGAACGAGATCGAACGGCACGGTCGGGGCCTGCAGCCCGGCCACGCCGGCAGCCGCCGGCGGGTCGCCCTCGCGAGCCTGTCTCGGGGTGTCATCGACGCCCATCAGTCCCTCTGGAAAGGGAATCCCGCCGACTGGCCGGCGATCTTCGAGGAGGCGATCGCCCGGGCGGAAGCCCGGCCGGTCGAGGATCTCCTCGACCCACTCCGGGATCGGGTGCGCGATCTCGCCCGCGACGCGGCGCGCGAGGAGCGGCGGTACACCTCCTGCTCCTGCGCCGAGCCGCTCGACGCCGCCGTGCAGGCCTGGTGGGAGGCGCACATCGGCCCGATGCAGAACTGCTGGTGGCGCACCGAGGACGGCGGCCCGGAGACCGGGGCCGACCCCGCCGCGTTCGCGCAGTCGCCCGACGCCTCGGCGCGCCCCCTTCCGTGGGCCGACCTCGGCGTGTTCGTGATCCGCGACGACGACGGGAACCCGGTTCCGCCGCGGCCGGCGGAGCCGGGCGAGAAGGGGACCGTCTTCGTGCGCCACAACCCCGGCATCGCCCGCGGGACCTGGGCCCGGCCGGCGGACGGCCCCGGCGGAGGCGGCGACTGGCGCGCCGATCCCCGCTTCCGTGAGATCTACCACGCCGACGTGCCCGGCTGGCACAACACCGGCGACGCGGCGGTCGCGAGGCCGGACGGCGCCCTGACCTTTCTCGGCCGGGACGACGAGGTCCTGAACGTCAGCGGCCACCGCGTCGGCACGCAGGAGATCGAAGGGGCCGTGCGCGCGCACGCGGCGGTGGCCAACGTGGCCGCCATCGGCATCCCGGCGGAGATCAAAGGGGACAACCCGGTCCTGTTCGTCACGCTGCGCGCGGGACAGCACGCCACGGGCCTGCTCGACAACCAGCTGCGCGAGGCGGTGTCCGAGGCCAAGGGGAGCCACGTGGCGCCGTCCAGCGATTTCATCTTCTATGTGCCCGGTCTGCCGACCACCAAGAGCGGCAAGATCCTGCGTCGCTTCCTGAAGTACGCCGCCGCTCTCGACCGCGACCTGCTGGGGTCGATCCTGGGTCGCCTGCGGGACGAGCGCCTGCGACAGGGGCTCGCCGCGGGGGACCGTGAGACGCTCCAGGCCCTGTTCCCGCCGCTCCTGCGGCAGGGACGGACGATGCACCTGGGAAGCGTCGCCACCGTCGACCGGATGGGGGTCCTGATCGACGTCCTCCTGTCGGTGGCCAGGCGGCGCGAGCTGGACGTGGACGACATCGCGGCGGCCGGCAGGCTCGACGTCGCGGCCCCCGCGCCGGCACAGGACGCCGCGGCCGGCGGCGAGTCGCCCGCCTGCAGGCCGTTCGAGGCAGCCCCCGGGGAGATCTACGCCCTCGGCCGGACCGACTTCAGGCCCGGCGTCGATCCGCTGCCGCTCGCCCAGGAGGCCTGGGCGATGGTGCGCGACGCCCACGGCCGGCCGGTGCACGGCGAGCCGAAGGAGGCTCTCCGGCTGGTCGTCGAGCCGGCGCCGCGCGATCCGGAGCCGAACGAGGTCATCGTCCAGAACCTGTTCGGAGGCTCGACGCACAACGTCCTGCACGCGCTTCTGGCCGACCCGACCTCGCCGTTCGAGTGGCACCGTCAGCCCTACCACGTGCTCGGCAGCGGCGCCGTCTGCCGCGTCGTGCTGTGCGGGCGGGAGGTCGAGCGGCAGGGGCTGTTCTCCCCCGGACAGCTGGCGATCACCTTCCCCGCGACCTACCGGGCGCTCGATCCGAAGGTCTCGGAGGACGCCATGCACGCCGGCTTCGAGATTCAGGGGTTCGAGACGCCCGGGGGGACCCTGCGCCCGTTCGACCGCCTGCAGGCGACGCAGCTCCTGCCGGTGCCGAAGGGGCTGACGCTCGAGCAGGCGGCGTCGTTCATGCTGAACCTGGTCACCGTCTATCGCGCGCTGACCCGCAAGCTCCAGCTGCATCCCGGCCAGAGGCTTTTGGTCGAAGGGGCGACCGGCGGCACCGGGGCGCACGCCGTCGACATCGGGACGATGCTCGGGGCGCGCGTCACCGGCATCGTCGGCAGTCCCGCCCGCGGCCGGCAGGCTCTCGAGGCGGGGGCCTCGGGGTTCCTCGACCGCAACGAGGCACGGGTGAAGGATCTCTGGAAACCGGTCCCGGACGACCCGACCGGCTGGAGCGACTGGGAGCGGAGCGGGACGCCTCTGCTGGAGGCGCTCCGTGCCGCCAACGACGGGGCGCTGGCCGACGCCGTCGTATCGTTCACCGGCCGGGACGCGTTCGGTCGCCTGGTCCAGATGCTCGCTCCGGGCGGCCGCCTCGTCTTCTTCGGCGCCTTCGGCGGCTACTGCCTGCGGTTCCTCGGCAAGGGGCAGGACCGGCCGGATTTCCCGAGCGGCGCCTCGAGTCCGGTCTCGACCACGCCGCCGGGGGAGATGCTCGAGCGCGCCGGCCTCAGGCCGGGGATGGGGGTCCTGGTCCACTACGGCGCCGGAGCGGCCGCGCCGATCGCCCGTGCGACGGCGGCCCGGGTCGAGGACCCGCTCGGTCTCGCGGCGATCCAGGCGGCGCTCGATCGGAAGGCGCGCGTCGTCGCCCTGACCCACAGCGACGCGCAGAGCGCCTTCATCCACCACGAGCCCTCGGTCGGCCCGCGCCTGCTCGGAACGATCAGCCTGGAGTCGCTGCGGCGCGGATCGCGGTTCGAGTGGCCGGACCGGATGCCCGACTCCGATCGCGACCGGAAGCGCTACGAGCACTATGAGACGTTCACCCTGAAGCCCCTGGCGACCGCGGTCGGTCGTCTGCTGCGCTCCCCCGGAGAGACGCGCGGCCAGCCGGACCTGGTCGTGGCGCGCGGATCCGAGGACACGCTGGCGGCCGACCTGTTCATGGTGCGGCCGTTCACCGGGGCCGTGGTGTACGCCGAGTCGTGCGCCCGCGCCTACACCCTGTACGCCCCGCAGGTCTGGATGCGCCAGCGGCGGATCCTCTTTCCGACCTTCGAGATCCTCGGCACCCACATGGGAAACCCGCAGCAGGGACGCGAGGTGATCGACTGGATTGGCCAGGGGCTCCTGCCGCTCCGCCCGCCGCGGGTGGTCGAGGCACGCGAAGCCCCGGCGGCGTTTCAGGCCATGCACGAGAACGCGGCGGGCGGTCCCTTCGTCGTCCACCTGACGGCCCCCGGCCGGGGCCTGACGACGGAGCGCGAGATCGACGAGAGGAACGGGGCGATCTTCTTCGACGAGAAGTACGTCACCGTTCGCCTCGACGCCCTGCCGGGCCGGCCGGAGCACCTGGCGCGCGTCACCCTGCGCGGCGAGGCCGGCAGGCCGCCGACTCTGGCGCGCGACGCGGTCTACCAGATCGGCGACGCCTTCCGTCGCCTGGCGGGGGACCGCCGCGTCTGCGCGGTCGTCCTGACGGGAGAGGGGAGCGTCGCCTTCCTGGCCGGCCAGGACCTGCGGCAGCTCTACGACGAGGTGCAGGACGCCGGCGCGGCCCTCACCATCGCCCGGGACGCCCAGCGCATCTTCGATGCGATCGAGTCGTTCCCGCGACCGGTCATCGCGGTCGTCAACGGCGTCGCCCTCGGCGGGGGCCACGAGCTGCTCTCCTGCGCCCACTACCGCATCGCGGTGCGCTCGTCTCGCGTCCGCGTCGGGCAGCCGGAGATCGAGCTCGGCATCATCCCCGGGTTCGCGGGCACGCAGCGCCTGACGCGCCTCCTCATCGACCGTCTCGGGATCGAGCGCGGACTCGGGGGGGCCCTGGAGATGATCCTGAACGG
This window contains:
- a CDS encoding enoyl-CoA hydratase/isomerase family protein, whose product is MLEGQRIGSVDRTGLMAIGHRVEKGVATLTLARPSARNALTLEMIEALHAELDRIEGDPSVRMVVLRGEGDHFCAGADIKELLRSIEAGTPQADHFLAREYALDLRLAKLAVPLVVVADGVTMGGGLGLAFGGYLVATPRTRFAMPESRIGFLPDIGATYELKRRLGPALARYFFWTADSFTGEEALRWGFAEALVAPEDIDALLESLGRAARGENGKRVNGSAGAVFLHARIAGGVPARQGRWTQRPARTADDARVRFARRHFERTAPPDVRASLERAARGADDTLERDWARETLAQVARRSPASIWACDLLLQLDYEAMAREAAEGSPSGRERLGYLRDALGRSEVEAAWLADEFRSMPRGLALACEYLFATALFRHPDFAEGARAFREKREPEFPSAGEPLGIHRALFRERAGWALLRHAARLARDAFWIEIARQELDWMKPPRQGHDDTAFPCVRWFGDGTLNASAEALDRWVERGRGAQPAFIWEGDRIDSERRPLEQRTISYGGLLREVQRCAAALRALGLRKGDSLVLYMPNTIETYAVQLAAARIGAVYHPVFAGFARQELSDRLHLMGARVLVTVDGAFRKGEVVQYKRDYVDPALRDFVPVDRAAALAGAALARHGADPDGAVLARFREVLADTITVEKSKARALLARELLARQASAAGPRHGEGEPAGDALPAAIDAAKAGADLEALLLSGGAGDAAAPRFIERLDRAAARLDRQAAIESGEILAEEEALPSRLQSALREFAAGLEQVPSAVRTVVVLRGLETRNEADWVAGRDLSYEEFLERAGAASSQAEPMGAEDPLFVMFTSGSTGKPKGVVHTHGGYLARLPFLLRVLFGLGRDQRILTVADPGWITGQSFACWGPLTYGMTSVLAGFVPVEDRLWSAIERYRVHFLKTGVTGIRASMGDDPGHIRAHDLSSLRHRSGDATLAALRNEIERHGRGLQPGHAGSRRRVALASLSRGVIDAHQSLWKGNPADWPAIFEEAIARAEARPVEDLLDPLRDRVRDLARDAAREERRYTSCSCAEPLDAAVQAWWEAHIGPMQNCWWRTEDGGPETGADPAAFAQSPDASARPLPWADLGVFVIRDDDGNPVPPRPAEPGEKGTVFVRHNPGIARGTWARPADGPGGGGDWRADPRFREIYHADVPGWHNTGDAAVARPDGALTFLGRDDEVLNVSGHRVGTQEIEGAVRAHAAVANVAAIGIPAEIKGDNPVLFVTLRAGQHATGLLDNQLREAVSEAKGSHVAPSSDFIFYVPGLPTTKSGKILRRFLKYAAALDRDLLGSILGRLRDERLRQGLAAGDRETLQALFPPLLRQGRTMHLGSVATVDRMGVLIDVLLSVARRRELDVDDIAAAGRLDVAAPAPAQDAAAGGESPACRPFEAAPGEIYALGRTDFRPGVDPLPLAQEAWAMVRDAHGRPVHGEPKEALRLVVEPAPRDPEPNEVIVQNLFGGSTHNVLHALLADPTSPFEWHRQPYHVLGSGAVCRVVLCGREVERQGLFSPGQLAITFPATYRALDPKVSEDAMHAGFEIQGFETPGGTLRPFDRLQATQLLPVPKGLTLEQAASFMLNLVTVYRALTRKLQLHPGQRLLVEGATGGTGAHAVDIGTMLGARVTGIVGSPARGRQALEAGASGFLDRNEARVKDLWKPVPDDPTGWSDWERSGTPLLEALRAANDGALADAVVSFTGRDAFGRLVQMLAPGGRLVFFGAFGGYCLRFLGKGQDRPDFPSGASSPVSTTPPGEMLERAGLRPGMGVLVHYGAGAAAPIARATAARVEDPLGLAAIQAALDRKARVVALTHSDAQSAFIHHEPSVGPRLLGTISLESLRRGSRFEWPDRMPDSDRDRKRYEHYETFTLKPLATAVGRLLRSPGETRGQPDLVVARGSEDTLAADLFMVRPFTGAVVYAESCARAYTLYAPQVWMRQRRILFPTFEILGTHMGNPQQGREVIDWIGQGLLPLRPPRVVEAREAPAAFQAMHENAAGGPFVVHLTAPGRGLTTEREIDERNGAIFFDEKYVTVRLDALPGRPEHLARVTLRGEAGRPPTLARDAVYQIGDAFRRLAGDRRVCAVVLTGEGSVAFLAGQDLRQLYDEVQDAGAALTIARDAQRIFDAIESFPRPVIAVVNGVALGGGHELLSCAHYRIAVRSSRVRVGQPEIELGIIPGFAGTQRLTRLLIDRLGIERGLGGALEMILNGRHYDVDEARALGLFEEVVEGNALQRACALAGEHARGADRPLAAAREGRLRARQAWRRPVDLPDQLLDGDVRLRHLLKQALDPGIGRGVPAVRAVEAVLHGLRHGFEAGCDREARLFASLVVDERHGRRGIRRFLDRREPAPLPPPRPRTLSADEGR
- a CDS encoding FG-GAP-like repeat-containing protein, which codes for MHSRHPVLTGILLSAWAWMPVVAQPVFPDPVLTVPVPSDAVVADFDLDGHLDLAAASFSDAGVTVFLGRGDGTVGPPRIFPALPGALSLTAADLNHDARPDLLIVSDPEDGSHPPEVSLLLGNGDGTFAAEVVLPAGLFQRAVAVADFNEDGHPDLTILDGCYAAGPGCPEEGGAVSFLPGHGDGTFGAETRYRAGHEPLAIVTADFDADGHQDLLVANSTPDGAGVQGPLALLRGRGDGSFDAEARVGAPSDVARLAAVGDLDRDGLPDVAAIGGGSFARIFLNRGGGTFVESSLPTGGSTTDLAIGDFDHDLYTDVLVAGRTPDRISFFPGNGNGTFGLRVVSLAGNGPTCLAPGDLGGDGRTDLVVCRASADAVALLAGNGNGTFGVPARPLESLGHWETALTDFNGDGRQDLIVSNGSPTYDLYGDLSVLDGRGDGTFGPEIHIATGPVRAPLRAADFNLDGAVDLAVGNWDTSEISLLLGRGDGGHFPERRYAIGFNPSQLSVGDLDGNGIPDIVTVNQGRNFPPRLPRDVSVLLGRGDGSFFPEVRTNAVPFPTMSVIADFNRDGRGDLAITSEESQVDGVDGKVYILLGRGDGHFDPGPVLESGEGVFEVVAGDFNADGHDDLAANNRGGLGGGGSPGDVSIFLGLGDGSFATTPHVPTPGAPIYLATADFDLDGRLDLVASESTGDASVLMGHGDGTFAPAARFLIKEVPEDVAAADLNGDGAPDIVAQVGNSIVVLLNRTPIDRDQDGLEDRDDNCPTAPNPGQEDADQDGVGDACDGCPGVPDPYQEDSDRDGIGDACDSCVDRDGDGAGDPGYPGNTCPTDNCPQAANPSQTDSDGDGPGDACDDCPLAFNPSQADADHDGTGDTCDACTDRDLDGFGDPGFPASLCAPDNCPAAANPAQEDADGDGLGDLCDACTDRDGDGVGDPGRPLDTCGIDNCPATANPDQADGNRDGSGDACQPTLVLAGVREDGGETLEVDLRVSDPQGDPLGGRIEILATPKEIRIEDQGLDAACASGFLPDGVPGRGIGYLFRSVGSPILFDLDAALQCGDGFGDFLLGLGRCSQPGVFTPILFIADLPLPLSVCLRTSSAATGGFDLTVLELDEDSVRFAVEDPEPILLVPFGPGLPAAVDISTLVPGTRYRLAVTVTDGTTVPVSAETEFLFQAESRMVFPSPNAPPVAAIAAPALVECDGPAGSTILLDGTGSTDPDLPAGAGGISTYQWVEDPGLPSEIALGTGPTLSLVLALGAHSIGLRVTDSEGAVGTAQTVVLVRDSLPPTLTLAVDIDVLWPPNHRLVSVRPAWQVSDRCDPSATARLVSVTASEPDDAPGDGDGRTTGDIAGAEAGTPDAEILLRAERSGSGSGRTYDITFTATDAAGNSRSALAIVRVPHDLGEGPEPLQVGVEPAATQETARLYWNAVAGALGYDLISGDVGSLEVDGGRITLGAVRVLARLTTATSWAEISGSTGSVAVATPDRGKAFFYLVQYRDGHGSSGYGTESVPLPSEPASCSGGCPGEDSLSIGSGADPRRR